The following coding sequences are from one Macaca mulatta isolate MMU2019108-1 chromosome 7, T2T-MMU8v2.0, whole genome shotgun sequence window:
- the HAPLN3 gene encoding hyaluronan and proteoglycan link protein 3, whose amino-acid sequence MGLLLLVPLLLLPGSYGLPFYNGFYYSNSANDQNPGNGHGKDLLNGVKLVVETPEETLFTYQGASVILPCRYHYEPALGSPRRVRIKWWKLSENGAPEKDVLVAIGVRHHSFGDYQGRVHLRQEKEHDVSLEIQDLRLEDYGRYRCEVIDGLEDESGLVELELRGVVFPYQSPNGRYQLNFHEGQQVCAEQGAVVASFEQLFRAWEEGLDWCNAGWLQDATVQYPIMLPRQPCGGPGLAPGVRSYGPRHRRRHRYDVFCFATALKGRVYYLEHPEKLTLTEAKEACQEDDATIAKVGQLFAAWKFHGLDRCDAGWLADGSVRYPVVHPHPNCGPPEPGVRSFGFPDPQSRLYGVYCYRQH is encoded by the exons ATGGGCCTGCTGCTCCTGGTCCCATTGCTCCTGCTGCCAGGCTCCTACGGACTGCCCTTCTACAATGGCTTCTACTACTCCAACAGCGCCAACGACCAGAACCCAGGCAACGGTCATGGCAAAG ACCTCCTCAATGGAGTGAAGCTGGTGGTGGAGACACCCGAGGAGACCCTGTTCACCTACCAAGGGGCCAGTGTGATCCTGCCCTGCCGCTACCACTACGAGCCGGCCCTGGGCTCCCCAAGGCGCGTGCGCATCAAATGGTGGAAGCTGTCGGAGAACGGGGCCCCAGAGAAGGACGTGCTGGTGGCCATTGGGGTGAGGCACCACTCCTTTGGGGACTACCAAGGCCGCGTGCACTTGCGGCAGGAGAAGGAGCATGATGTCTCGCTGGAGATCCAGGATCTGCGACTGGAGGACTATGGGCGTTACCGCTGTGAGGTCATTGATGGGCTGGAGGATGAAAGCGGTCTGGTAGAGCTGGAGCTGCGGG GTGTGGTCTTTCCTTACCAGTCCCCCAACGGGCGCTATCAGCTCAACTTCCATGAGGGCCAGCAGGTCTGTGCTGAGCAGGGCGCGGTGGTTGCCTCCTTTGAGCAGCTCTTCCGGGCCTGGGAGGAGGGCCTGGACTGGTGCAACGCGGGCTGGCTGCAGGACGCCACGGTGCAGTACCCCATCATGCTGCCCCGGCAGCCCTGCGGTGGCCCGGGCCTGGCACCTGGCGTGCGAAGCTACGGCCCCCGCCACCGCCGCCGGCACCGCTATGATGTATTCTGCTTCGCCACTGCCCTCAAGG GGCGGGTGTACTACCTGGAGCACCCTGAGAAGCTGACACTGACAGAGGCAAAGGAGGCCTGCCAGGAAGATGACGCCACAATCGCCAAGGTGGGACAGCTCTTTGCCGCCTGGAAGTTCCATGGCCTGGACCGCTGCGACGCTGGCTGGCTGGCAGATGGCAGCGTCCGCTACCCTGTGGTTCACCCGCATCCCAACTGTGGGCCCCCGGAGCCTGGGGTCCGAAGCTTTGGCTTCCCTGACCCACAGAGCCGCTTGTACGGTGTTTACTGCTACCGCCAGCACTAG